Proteins encoded by one window of Gemmatimonadota bacterium:
- a CDS encoding DUF6364 family protein: MPIDTYLQEEQPVKRKVTITLEEHLIPRAKRYAASQGVSLSSLIEEALDRMTSRPTTGVVERWRGRFELADRDDDRYRALAAKYR; the protein is encoded by the coding sequence TTGCCCATCGATACGTATCTCCAGGAGGAGCAGCCGGTGAAGCGCAAGGTCACCATCACGCTCGAGGAGCACCTGATCCCGCGGGCCAAGCGATATGCCGCGAGCCAGGGCGTGTCCCTCTCCTCGCTGATCGAGGAAGCGCTGGACCGCATGACGTCACGGCCGACGACCGGGGTGGTGGAGCGCTGGAGGGGTCGCTTCGAGTTGGCGGATCGGGACGACGACCGCTACCGCGCGCTCGCTGCGAAGTACCGGTGA